The DNA region GATTCTTTTGTGAAAATCATATCGCGCAAACTTTAAAAGGTGTTGTGAGATCACTGTGTCATGAACTGTCTTGCCCTTTAAATAAGTTCCTTTTCATTTTGTCATAAAACTGATAATTTGTTCCTTCTCATATTGCTGCGTTCTCGAGCAgatcagtgtcacatgattcgctaatcgccTAGCAAATCACAAAttgaaaaaagcaaattatggtcggttttatgctatttttgaaccattttgagcgaattgcaaattcaaaaggtgaactaactagcgaattatgtttcactggAGCAGATTACTAGGGTATACAAGACAAAGGAGCATGCTGAAGTAGAGTTCACGGTTAgttgataatattattcatTCACCTATATACATTAATCCTCAAGCTGTTGCCTTACATCGTCTTTGATTAGATTGGACCCATACCTGTTGATGATGGAGTTGGGAAAGAAATTGTCACCCAGATCAAAACAACCATGAAAACAAATGGAACTTTCTACACCGATTCTAATGGTCGTGATTTCATAAAAAGGGTAGGTTCATTTTTTAAAACCACAGTATTGATGATGTTTCCTCACTTTGCTATCTTTCCAGTTTGCTATAAATTTTGGCTTCTAAAGCAACTGTCATTGCTAAGCATGATAATTTGTTAGTccagtatttttttttctcgtcATATTTTGTATTTGGATAGTCTTTCACTTCATTATCTATTTCCTtctcaaaaatataattataatatatatatatatatatatatatatatatatatatatatatacatatatatatatatatatacggatatttcatgatataccactgagtttcttcgaaattcaccatataccacacaaaatgttctAATTCACCacataccattgagttttcgtccgttagcacagaataccatcaatgacaactgccgttagtgtgccgtttgtggtaaattaataattcaccatataccatttactttttttatttgcgtcaaataccatttttttaaaaaatatacccgttggaattatgataaacaaaagaagtgtcatacaaaccaagtagttaacattttgttcaaaaacaacttgacaATAAACAATGTTCACCAAAAAAATgacactaaacaatgctaagtaGCAGCCTTTCTCTTCCCCCTAGTGTTGCCTTgctgtgaagaggaagctgcatgTGCTGTATTCTTTGATGATTGCCTTTTTTGCCTTGCATGTCACTGCATTGTGGCCTAGTTCTTTGCATAGGCTGCACTTGTATTTCTTATGCCTCTTATTCAAATTTAAGTGGCTAATAGATTTGTAAAATATCTGCAAGAGTTCGCCTTTTGAACGTGTAAATAATCTGTCTGAATTGAAAGACTGACACAATTATTTCAGATTCGAGATCACAGAGCAGATTGGGACCTCGAAGTCAGCCAACCGGTTGCGGGAAATTATTATCCggtaatgtatatatgtatgtagacTGTAGAAAATAGAGAAAGCGAGAAttgttctttaatttttttttgttgtaagaAAATCTTTCAAATCCTGATACTCTTGTGTGTGAAGTGTTTGACAGTTATCTTTTCATCTTTTGCCTACATAGTTATTCTGCttgtaataaaatttttctttcacAGATAAACCTTGGAATATACGTCGAAGATGGAAACAAGGAACTCTCGGTGCTTGTTGACCGCGCTGTTGGAGGGTCAAGTATAACGGAAGGTCAAATAGAATTAATGCTTCATAGGTAATTTCCACCTGTATCCCCCGATCATTAGTGTTCTTTTCTCAAGTgaactttattttcttttcttttccttttgagATGATTTCTCGTGTGTTTTTAACATATAACACAAGATTATATATCTTAAAACAAGCCATTGTGTGATAGGAGACTGCTTCATGATGATTCTCGAGGTGTTGGTGAGGTTCTAAACGAAACCGTTTGTTCTCATGATGACTGTAAAGGCTTAACGGTATGCTTTTCAACAATCATGTGTCGCTTTCATATTCACTCACTTTTTTAATGTTATGTACTTTGCTACGGTGGATATGTTGCTTTATTTTAGCCTCCTTAAATTTTCCATTCCCGTTCTGCAGATAAAAGGAAAATACTTTATCAGAATCGACCCTATTGGAGAGGGGGCAAGGTGGCGTCGAACTGCTGGTCAAGAGATTTACTCTCCACTTATTTTTGCTTTTGCTGAACAGGTGAACAAAGTCGAGAGTAGAAATGTCTGCTACGTACTAAAGTTGGTTGTACACAAAATAGGATTATTTCTTCTTTTTGCAGGATAGGGATGACTGGATGAATTCCCATGTGCCAACTTTTTCGGGCTTTGCATCCTCATATACTCTTCCTGAAAATGTTGCTATAATCACCCTTCAGGTAAGTCGGAGTGTTTTCAAAATAAGTTCATCTATATTGACTGGTCTAATCCTTTCTTTTTAATCATTCAGGAGCTTGACAATGGGAAAATACTTTTGCGTTTGGCTCATCTTTACGAGGTCTCAAATTCATCCCTTGATCGTATTCTATCATTTTATGCAATTGCAGAGACGTGCATGATGTTTGATCTTAATGGTTGAGAGTCTTGACTCTTGACAGAGGATGTACATCTGAAGTCTCGACTTGAGATTTTGGGATGTATACATTTTGTTGCTATTTACATTGCTGAATAGTGAGTTAGTGACTGACTGACTGACTGTAGATGGTTCTCATTTGAATTTATCTCCGCTTTATTTTAATGGAAACATAGCTGATCGCAGATCACACTATCATGGGAAAAGCCACAAGCAGTTCAAAAGACTCCTAACCCTTTCCTCCTTACCCTTGTTTACCACCTTCCATGCCATTGCTGCCCATGAGACTCAAATCCCTGCCACTTCGGGAAGATAGGCATGTACACGTCGTTTTCTACTCACAAAAACCAAGAAAAAGGGAGAAAGTGAGTAATTCAGTATGTAAGTGGGGTCATGCATTTTAAGAAAATGCTGGTTGTGTGGCTCAGATTAAAAGTGAGGGAAAATATAAGATGTGTGGATAGGAATTAAAGAAACTGGTGGGAACATTACCTAAAATAGAAATGTCGGCAAACTCATTGGGATAGAGGGATTAAGTTTTATTCTAGTAGAGAGAAATTAAATTGTAGGTTTTAGTGGTTATTGTAGGTGGAGTCATGTCCAAAAGAGGTAGTGTAGCAAATCATATGGGACATACTAAAATAGTATATGTAGCAAAATCAAGGGGACGAAGAGTAGAATGAAGAAAACGGTAATAAGTCGGCGACTGTTTTTCCTTGTTGTTTTTAGAAACCATTCGTGAACAAGCTTAAACATTATGCCCGCCAAAATAGTTTAAGACAAAGTGTACTGTTACCAAGTTTTTGGGCGCTATGGAATGTTACTGATCGTAAGTCCTTCCTTAAGCATTACTTGCATCATGCAGGAATTTGTTTTTGATGTTTAGTTCTAAGTATACGTCTCAACCAGTCTTTGCTGTCGGAATCCTTCAGTTCCTTGTTTCTTACGTATTCCCTTCATGAAATTAGTTGCGTAAACTGTGTTCATTTTGGGTGTCTATTTTTTGCTTAGATTGGAGAAGATAAAGACTTATCGGTGATGGCACATGTCGAACTCAAGAAACTTTTTCCGAACAAGAAGGTAAGGAATGAGAGTCTAGACGATCAAAAGTCAAAACCCCTTTAGGTTACCTTCTTTTAATTCCGGGGTTAAATTTAGTGATCTGTTGTTTCTCTAATCCAGATAAAGAAGGTGACAGAGATGAGTCTATCGGCTAATCAAGAAAGAACGGAGATGGAGAAGACGAGGTTAGCTTGGAAAACCGAGAACCCTTCTGAAGAAGAGATAAAGGTATCGAGGGGAGGCCCTGTGAATCCCGCACAACTGGTGGTAGAACTTGCACCGATGGAAATTAGGAGCTTCTTTTTAGATTTAGAATACATCAAAATGTATGGTGACTAAGTTTACTGAGGAAATGTTGGAACTAGTTATATATGAGTTAGTTTGAACTTGTCATGTGATGTTATATATGAGATCTAAATTGGTTATGGAGACTTTTCTTGCCCTGTTTGTAGAAAAGATGTTCTAAATTGTTAACATATTCATCTAATATATGCAActtttttttgattgttttaacttataagcATTGAAATAATTGATTCCGAGCTATAAATTTTGATTGTTAGAAGACATGAAGTTAGAGTTCTACTTCTACCAATAAATCAAGTAAATTGAGTAAGATTGAAAAAGTAATATACATAGTCATTTAATCTTGTCgaaaatttatgatttaaaaaaacactaaaaacggtcaatattattattattattattattattattattattattattattattattattcacacATACGAGATACAACCCTTTTAAGAGTAACTATAGTCTATAGAAGTCAAAATCTATTAGTATAAGAACAATATCTATACAAGTAGATAGATGAAACAAAGTTGTTTGCATCAATTTGGTCATGATTTCCCTCCTAAACCCTAATAGACTCCCTTCATATAAGGAGCCTCACAAAATTCACCTCCAAGGTCATCACATGCCTCTCCCCTTAGCACACTGCACAATACACAACAACATATTTAGAACAAATAATAAATTCACTCTTCCTCCGTCTTAATGATATGTATTTAGCTTTTTtattcatatgactattattttaattaaacagaaaCGTATTTTTAGATGACGAAATTTCTAACAAAAAAACGTACCTTTTGGGATCAGTGTTGTAATCAAAGTATTCCCTTTCAACCTGTTCAGAAACTGTTTTATTGTTGCCACTCATCATTTTTTGAGGCATCAAGTTTAACCTCAGGAGTCAGGATACATAACTGCTGCACAAGCATCTCCTTCAACTATCTCACATGCTTCTGCTGGAAATACTCTGTAAATTAAAGCATCCATCATCCATTACTAatttattgtaagaaaatttgtctagaataatttaacattttactGATTTCTCTATAATAATCTCAGTTTTTGAATaaacatgaataattccaactactCCCTttgttcctttttgtttgtccacttgaagagaaagaaatttaaattaaatttttaaaatatatattgaagataaaatatattcatgtgagttcttgttaaatttttcttgatgtaaagttttttaatctataattttgataattttttattatgcgtacttagaaatatttaaagtttaaaatttgctaaaaaaatataatggagggagtataagagATGCTTCCTAAGAATGCATAACTTCTTACCTATACAACAAgttattttgcataaaaaatgaaaaaaataaatgcaaaatcaatttataaaaaattgaaaaatttaaaaaaattaaaaaagaaattaagtaagtttattttttaattttaatttttaataaataatatttttgtaactttttttAGCAATTAACACGTAAAAATCGATCTAATTCCTGCATTGTATTTAAACAAGAGCGATTCAAAAGGTGATTAAAAGCGCAAGGTTAATGGAGAAAGAATCTAAATTACGAGTTAAAATCCCTGTTTAATGTACGTAATTAAATTCAAGATTGGTGCAATCAGCGACTTAGTACACGAAAACTTACGAGAAAGGAGAGTTGTAGTTGAAAGCTAACGATTGGAAGGGTACAGAAGAAGTGGCTTTGATCGGAGATGTGCGAGTAGAAGCTATAGATGTGGTAATCTTACAAGGAGAGCCAACAAAAATGGAGGATTTAGATGGGAAAAATGGTTTTGGATTAAGATGGTGAATGTTGATGCGATGTTTGTGGGTTGGTTGATATAGAAAATAGGTGAGATGAGGTTGTAATTTATAGTATTTTGAGAGTTTGGATAAGAGTTTGGTAATAACTAATACTTCAATCACAAAGAAGCCTTGCCAAATAACCATCAAAAATCCTAAATCCTATCACCTTGGAGATATTTTCTTTACTAGGGTCTAGGAGTATAATTGTACACCTTTAAACTTGTCTCAAATCTTATTACATTACTCCTCTCTTCTGCTTATTTAGACCCATTTGCTTTTCACACAGAGATTAGGAAAttagatatataatataatattgaaaaataagaggaaaaatatacataatatataataggattatatccaaaaataaaaattgagcaaattttattagaatagattaaaaaaataagacaaatttagTGGGATAGATGAGTAAATATCTTCCATTTTTATCCTCTTAAGccaattaagtttttttttaaaataaaaattataatcttGAATTATGCTAATTTTTCActacaaaacaaatttaaaaaactaaatataatgaagaattaagaaataacaTTTGAATTCAGTTTGGAATAGACAAATAAAGGACATCAATTTAGCCCGACAAAAGAgtattagagaaaaaaatataaaggtgTTTGACAAATGGCTAATAACTGGTAGCTGATTATAAAGGCTAATTTGACCAACTggttttaataattagtttgacCAGCTAATTTTAAACACGCTACtatgagcagcttgttcaaaaacaacttattcatatcaataaactgtttcaaccagctaattcaCCTAACAATAGCATTAGCTAGTTTAACTATCCAACCTTCTAgttatattaaaataagctaaaattgctcaataagcTAGTTTGCCAAACCCCCGGTTAAGATTAACATTTAAACCGTAAATCTTTGGTCTAT from Amaranthus tricolor cultivar Red isolate AtriRed21 chromosome 3, ASM2621246v1, whole genome shotgun sequence includes:
- the LOC130809204 gene encoding LOW QUALITY PROTEIN: light-regulated protein 1, chloroplastic (The sequence of the model RefSeq protein was modified relative to this genomic sequence to represent the inferred CDS: deleted 2 bases in 1 codon); the encoded protein is MVIWQGFFVIEVLVITKLLSKLSKYYKLQPHLTYFLYQPTHKHRINIHHLNPKPFFPSKSSIFVGSPCKITTSIASTRTSPIKATSSVPFQSLAFNYNSPFSVFPAEACEIVEGDACAAVMYPDSRLNLMPQKMMSGNNKTVSEQVEREYFDYNTDPKSVLRGEACDDLGGEFCEAPYMKGVY